The genomic region AATATCAGTTTGTAGAACAGCAAGGCGTGCGTTTCCTGGTTAGAACAGCCACCAATCTCAATCGCAAAGACGAGGCAAAGCAAAAACAGGATCGGCAAAATGCTACGACTGGTAAAGACTTTAATCCCTTTCTACCCTACGATAAAAACTTATACGTAGCAGACATCTCCGAGACTCATGTTTGTCTGTTAAATAAATTCAATGTCGTCGATTGTCACCTACTACTCATTACCCGCGCCTTTGAAGAACAAGAAGCCTTACTAACTCTCGCCGATTTTACTGCCATGTGGGTCTGTCTGGCAGAGTTTAACGGACTGACATTCTATAACGGTGGCAAGACAGCAGGCGCAAGCCAACGCCACAAACATTTGCAGATTGTTCCTTTACCACTCACACCCGCAGATTTTCCCCAAATTCCCCTCGAACCTTTGTTGGTAACTACTAATCGCGGTACAGTCGAAACTCTACCAAGCTTGCCTTTTGTCCATGCTTTCGTACAACTAGAACCGATTCATACAAAATCTCCTCAAGCAGCTGCCACAGTCACGCTCAATTATTACTACCAAATGCTCAATGCAGTGGGGCTAAAGTATGACATCGGCTCGAATAACATCCAAGCAGGAGCTTACAACTTACTCGTAACCCGCCAATGGATGCTGCTGATTCCCCGTTCCCAAGAAAGCTTTGAGTCGATTGCCATCAACTCTTTGGGATTTGCTGGCACCATGTTCGTGCGTAACGAACAACAAATGCAAATCTTAAAAGAATTGGGACCGATGCGCGTGTTGAGTCAGGTAGCAATATCAAAGAGCTAGTAGTGAGTGGCTAGTGGCTAGTTATTGTGCATTTCTT from Chroococcidiopsis sp. SAG 2025 harbors:
- a CDS encoding Ap4A phosphorylase II gives rise to the protein MNARGTILQPGTLLDRAIAITQHALERGALVTIPTEYQFVEQQGVRFLVRTATNLNRKDEAKQKQDRQNATTGKDFNPFLPYDKNLYVADISETHVCLLNKFNVVDCHLLLITRAFEEQEALLTLADFTAMWVCLAEFNGLTFYNGGKTAGASQRHKHLQIVPLPLTPADFPQIPLEPLLVTTNRGTVETLPSLPFVHAFVQLEPIHTKSPQAAATVTLNYYYQMLNAVGLKYDIGSNNIQAGAYNLLVTRQWMLLIPRSQESFESIAINSLGFAGTMFVRNEQQMQILKELGPMRVLSQVAISKS